Genomic window (Terriglobus sp. TAA 43):
TCGGCTGGAAGAAGTACTGGTGGTGACAGAGGTTTCGCAGCAGTTGAATACCGCGGCAGATGACGATCAGGAAGAGGGCAAGAAAGCTGCAGAAGTAGTCGCGGACCGACTGCCCGGGCTGAAGAAGGCCGATGAGAAAAATGGGGATGAGAACGCCGCGACCAGTCCGGCTCCTACCCTGCCGAGACCTCAGCCTGCGATCCACACGGATCGTTATTCGCCGGGCGCCGCTCCTCCAGCCTCAAGCCTGACGCCTGGAGCGCCGAACACGCAGCTTGCAACTCCTCCCCAGCACAGCACTCCCAACGCGCCGGAGGAACCGTAAGATGCCCCGTCGCCCCTTTACCAATCGTCGCGAATTAGAAGAGCACAGCTTTCATCCTGCCGTGCTGCTGGCAGTACCTTTGTGTGCGCTATTCCTGAATGCTTACCTGCCACGCATCTGGGAACCGCTGTCGATCCTCGATCTGCCACTGATCCTCGTCCTGTACTTCTCCATCGCATGGCGAAACCCAATTGCGGGCACGCTCTTTGGCACCGTCGTTGGCTTACTGCAGGATCTGCCCGGCAACCAGTTCATTGGTGTCAATGGCATTGCGAAATCTGTTCTGGGATATGCTGCAGCTTCCATCGGGCTGAAGGTGGACGTGGAGAACATGGTGACCCGCGTCGCGATGAACTTCGTCTTTTGCCTACTGCAATCGGCACTGCTGTACCTGATTCAAAGCATTCTGCTGGGGCAGGCAGAGGCGCATCCGCGTTGGGTGCATGAACTGCTTCGCGCGGCGATCAATTCTGCTGTGGCAATCCCGATCTTCCTGCTGCTGGACCGCACACGTATGGACACCGTGCTGTAACGCGACTAGGGCGTTCGGTTATCACTGCCGCCCGTCAGCGCAGAGATGACGCTGAGTGTTGCGGCGGGTCGCAACGGTGCAAGCGCTCCCTGTTCCTTGTTATGCAACGAACGCTCCGCAGCCTTGAGTTCCGGCAGGTTGAAGATGGAAAGCTGCGACCCCTGAAAAACAGCCAGCCGCATTCCGTCGGCCGACAGCGCAAAGTTCCCCGCAGGACGCTGCACAGGCGTCGCATTAACGCGGAGTAACTCTTCGCCTTCGCGGTTGCCATAGACACGGATCTCTTCTGCACGAACCTCGGTTGCGTCCACCATGCCGGTGCCTTGCGTGCTCACCGAAGTGATTGTGTTGCGCACTGCGAACCGCCCGGTAGTCGGTGAGTTTTCTACGGCCAGCCATAACGGTTCATCATCCGTTGTGAACACCCACTTTGCCTCGGCCAGCAGGTTGAATCCGCCCATGAGCTTGTGGTCTTCGCCACCGCGGCAGCCAAAGGCAAAAAACTCCGCGTCGGAAATGAACATGCTGATGGGGCGGCAGGTGGAGGTGAAACCTCCCAGTTCCATCTTGGCGCCGTTATAGCCGTGAAAATCGAAGCCCCAATGGTTGCGATCCTCATGCACTGTTTCCAGCACGCCCATGGAGGTGAAGGAGAGGGTGAAGGTGCTCTTAGACTCCGCACGGCCACGGTTCGACAGGCGAACCGACCCGTCGGACTGCAAAGTGACGCCATAGAAGAAGACGGAAACAGGGCGCTCCTTCTGATCCGTGGGATCGTCTCCGATCTTGCGGGCAGGCGTGGTCTCCAGCAGGATCAGGTCGCGCTGCGGGCTAAACTGCAATGCCTCCAGATCATCTTCGTTTTCGATGAGTAGTCGCTGTCCCAGATGCAACGGATCGTAGCTGCCCATGGGGTCGAGCGAGTAGAGATTGTTGCGGACGCGCAACAGAAAGCGTCCACTTCCAAGTGCCCACAGATAGGGCGAACGGTCATGCATGCGCCACTCTGTTTCGCGCTGCACTTTGCCATCGGGAAGGCTGATGACCAGAGCGCGCACAAAGTGGTCGTCGTCGGTCTCACGCTGATCCGGCATGCGCTTTATCAACTTCTTTGCGGTGTAGGTCACCAGAAGATGATCAGCATCAATGAAGTGCACCGTGGCGCTGGTGTATCCGGCGCGCAGCCCCATACCAGAGGTCATGGGGCGATAGCCAAGTGTCTCCAGAGGGATCTGAATCGCAGGAACAGCGGGCTTCGCAGCGGGATCATCGTTCGCTACCGCCGCAAAGGCATGACTCGGCAACAACAGCGCGAGTACGAACAAGCGGTGGCGTAGCGAGGCAGGCATTGCGGCAGTGGTCCGGGTTGCGAGTCTTATGGTAACGCGTGCCTTCAACAACCCGCTCATCATGTTCCGCGCCGTCCTGTGCGACAGTGGAAAGATGCCCTCTTCTACTACTTCCCGTCCGCTTGGATTTCTGGCTTGCGCCTCGGCGGGGGCGCTCTGGGGCACAGGATTCTTCTTTGGCAAGATCGCCCTGCGCGAGGTCAGCGTGGGCCACATGGTGCTGTATCGCTTTCTCTTTGCAGCACTTCCCATACTGCCGCTGGTAAAAGGCCGTGGTGAACGATGGACCGCATCAGAATGGCGCCTGATGATCATCGCCGCCTTTTTCGGTGTTCCGTTGCAGTTTTTGGTGCAGTTTAAGGGGCTTTCCATCACTTCCCTTTCGCATGCTGCACTCATGATTGGCACGCTTCCTGTCATCCTTGCCGCAGCCGCCGCTATCTTCCTGAAAGAGCGGCTGGATGCCGTGGGTTGGACTGCGCTGATTGCGTCCACTACGGGCGCTTGCATGATCGCGTTGGGCGGTCACGACGCAAGCGGAACGTCCACACTGCTGGGTGATTCGCTGATCGTTCTCTCCGTGGTGATTGCGCTCGTGTGGCTGCTGGGCAACAAGAAACTTCTTCTGCGTCACAGTGCGCTGGAGGTAAGCGCGCGGAGCCTGGTGCTGGGGACGATCATGCTGCTCATCTGGGTGCCGCTGCAATACGGCATGCCACCGGTGCATGGAATCTCCATGAAGGCATGGCTGGCACTGGCAGCCAGTGGTGTTCTTTGCACCGCTGCAACCAACCTGCTGTGGAACTGGGGTATGACACAGGTTCCCGCGTCGCAGGGCGGCATCTTTATCAACCTGGAGCCGGTCATCGGGTCAGTGCTGGGAGTGACCCTTCTCAATGAACATCTTGGGCTGATTGCATGGCTGGGGGGATCGCTGATTGTGGGCGCGGCTGTGGTGCTTTCCACACGCGGAGAGGTTGCCAGCGAAGCTATCCAGATGGAGTCTGTGTGATCGATACACCGAAGATGATCGCCATCGACATGGATGGCACGCTGGTGCATCCCGGTGGCACGGTATCGCCCGGTAATCAGGATGCGCTGGACCGCGCACGCCGTGCCGGTGCCCGCATCGTGATCGCCACAGGACGCCGCCACAGTTACGCCATGAAGGTGCTGCAGACGGGCAACTTCCAGCCCGACGACATCGTGCTCAGTTCGAACGGAGCCGTAGCGCGCACCATGGACGGTCGCCTGCTGTTCCGCGAAGCCATGTCCACGGAAACGGCGCTGTGGCTCTGCGAGATGGTCAATGATTATCGCAACTGTTTCGTATTCACTTTTGACACGATGGACGCGCACGGCAATGAAGCCGGTGGCGCATTGGTGCTGGAGGAAGTCGACGATCTGCACGCCAGCATTGAGAAATGGATGGTGGCCAACGCCGCGGACATCCGTCGTTTTACGCCCATTGAATCCGCTTTTCAGGCTGCGGAGTTTCCCGCGATTCAGGCGATGCTGTGCGGTGGCATGGAACGCATGGAAACGGCCTTTCGCCATCTGGATGCAGCGCACGAAGGACGCCTATCGCTGACACGCACGGTCTATCCGCTGCGCGACCTCTGCATCTTGGACGTCCTTCCGCAGGGCTGCTCGAAGGGTGCGGGATTGGCACATCTGCTGCGCGAAGAGGGACTTACAGCGAGCGATCTGATGGCTATTGGCGACAACTGGAACGACCTGACCATGCTGGAACAGGCTCGCTGGCCCATGTTGATGGGCAATGCTCCCGACGATCTTCGGCTGCTGGCGGAAGAGCGTAACTGGACGGTCACGCGGCATCATCACGAAGACGGTGTTGCTGAGGCCATTGCGCTCTGCTTCGCGGATGAGAATGCCAGTCGATAAGACCCCGGATGCTACTCTGAAAGGGATGGCCTCCCTCTCCGTCCGAAGGATTGCAGCGCTTCTTTTGCTACCGGGTATGTGCGGTGCTTCGGCACGCGCTGCGGAGGTGGTGACGCTGCGTAATGGGTTCAGCATCAACTGCGAACGCCATGAAACGCTGACCACGGACATCACCCGGCTGTATCTCCACGCGGACAATTTCATGGATGTTGCGGCTTCCTCCATCACCTCAGTGGAGGCGGCACCGGATGCCCCTGACGCCCCGAAAACCGCGGCTCACGAACCCGCTGGAACAGCGACGATCCTTGCTGATTCCGGTGCGCGCCACAACGTGAACGTCGCACTGCTGGCGTCTGTAGTGCAGGCGGAAAGCGGCGGCAACACGAAGGCCGTATCGCGCACGGGAGCACGCGGCCTGATGCAGCTAATGCCAGGCACTGCGAACCAACTAGACGTAAAAGACAGCTTTGACGCCGCATCGAACGTAAACGGTGGCAGTGCGTACCTGGATCAACTGTTGACGCGATACCACGACAACCTCGCACTGGCTCTGGCCGCTTACAACGCAGGCCCCGGTGCAGTGGATCGTTATCATGGCATCCCGCCCTACCGTGAAACGCGGGCGTACGTGGCACGCGTGATCCGGGAATTTAATCGCCGTGTTGCGGAACAGGCACGCGCAGTTTCCGCCACGGTGGTTCGCTAAAGCATGAACAAACGCCGCATCGCCATCTGGACGATCGTCGTCCTCCTTGCAGCATTTCTTCTCTGGAAAATTCACCAATCGCAGTTTGATTGGCATGCGTTTTGGCTCGCCTGCCGCCAGGTCAATCTGCCACTGTTTTTGATGGCAACGCTGATGGTCTACAGCAACTCCGTCGCGCGTGCCGTTCGGTGGACGATCTTTCTGAAACCGTCTCTGCCACCGGAACAACGGAAGCCTTGGTGGACGCTGCTCGGCGCTCAGTTCATCGGCTTTACAGGCCTTGCGATCTTCGGGCGCGTGGGCGAACTGATTCGCCCTTACCTCGTCAGCCGACGGACCGGCCTGTCGTTTTCATCACAGATTGCGGTCGTAGCGGTGGAGCGCATCTTCGATCTCGCGGCCTTTGGCATTCTCTTCGCGGGAAATCTCATCGTCAGCCCCCAACTGAACGCGCTTCCCTACCATGAGCTGTTCCACAAGCTGGGATGGGTGATTGCTGCAATGATCGCCGTGCTGGTCGCGTTTGTCGTCGCCATCCGCGTGGCTGGCGAATTCATGGCACGCCTGATCCGCCACATTGTTGGCATCCTCTCCAAGCCAGCCGGACAAAGTGCGGAAGCCAAGGTACTGGAGTTCCGCAACGGCCTGAACGTGGTCGGCAGCACGAGCGACTTCATCGGCATTATCGTGTGCAGCTTTGCTTTGTGGGGAGCCGTCGCCATTGCCTATGTGCTCACGATGAAGGCGTTCCCAGCACCGGTGCACAACCTCACCATTGCCCACTGCCTTCTGCTGATGGGCTTCAGCGTAGTGGGTGGCATTGTGACTCTACCGGGTGTCGGCGGCGGTGCGCAGGCACTCACTTTCGGCGCGCTGACTCGCCTGTTTGGTATTCCGGCAGAGCTGGCGGCAAGCGCGGCCATCATCATGTACTTTGTGACTTCGATCAACGTAATCCTGCCCGGATTGATCTACGCCCGCGTGGAGAGCGTGAACCTGCGCACCGTGGCCCGCGAAAGCGCGCAGAAGTCATGATGGGAATGCTTGATAGAATTGGCCTTGCATGAAGTGTCCGTTTTGCGGCTGGGCTCAGGATAAAGTCGTTGATTCACGCGAGAGCAAGGAGGCGGATAGCATCCGTCGCCGCCGCGAGTGCGAGAAGTGCAACAAGCGCTTCACCACATACGAACGCATCGATGAAATTCCCTACATGGTCGTGAAGAAGGACGGACGCCGCGAGAAGTTCGATCGGCAGAAGGTCCTGAATGGCCTGCTGCACGCCTGCCAGAAGCGTCCTGTACCTACGGGCAAGCTGGGCAAGATCGTCGATGAGACCGAAGCCTACGTGGTTGATTCGCCGGAGCGCGAGCGCACCACAGTCGAGGTGGGCGAACTGATCATGACGCGACTGAAAGAAATCGACACGGTCGCGTACATCCGTTTCGCCAGCGTCTATCGCGACTTCAAGGACGTGCGCGAATTCAAGGCAGAGCTGGAAGAGCTGCTGGGATCGCGGCTACGCAAAACTACCCCGGGAATATAAACTCCCACACTTCGCAAACCACATCCATCTGCCCGGCATCACAGCAGTTATGAAATTGCTGGCGGGAACGCTGCTGTGCGTTCTGATGGTTGCCATCACGGGATGCAAACCTGACGCCGCCGTGAAGCACGGCGCGGTGATTGATGCTGCGCCCAGCGGCCACGACACCGGCAAAGCCGGGCAAGCCGCGCCAACTCCGCCACAACAAAATCAGCCTCAGGCTCAGACCCCTCCCCCAGTAAAGGTGCAATAACCCATGCCCGATCTGCATTCGCTTGGACTTCCTCTCTGGTTCCTTATCCTCAGCCTGTTCCTGCCGCGGCTTTCGCTGCTGGCGCTGTACCTGCAGGGTCATACGGGAAATGTCTTCGTTATCAGCCTCATTCCCACGCTGGTAGCGCTGCTGATCCCACGCATTCTGATTCTTTTCTGGATTTACACCACGCAGGGTCTTAGCATCTGGTTCCTGATTCACGCCATCGGCCTGTTGATCGCATGGGGAACTTTTGGCACGCGGACACGGACGGTTTATGTCACCCGCCGCCGCGCCTCGGACTTCTAAACCCAAAATTCGATCGTTGCGGCCGCAATCCGGTATCCTTAACAGATACATCCGGTATGGATTAAGGACTGCAGAACAACATGGAACGTCGCAAGGTGGGGATTCTCGGCGCGACCGGAACAGTCGGCCAGCGCTTCATTCAACTTCTGGACCAGCACCCGTGGTTTGAGATCACGTGGGTCGCGGCAAGCGATCGTTCGGCGGGCAAACGCTACGCCGACGCCGCCAAATGGAAGCTGGACACCCCCATGCCTGCGCGCATTGCCGATCTGGTGCTGCAGCCGAACACGCCTGCCGCCAACACCGGCGACGTGCCGAAGATCATCTTCGCTGCGCTGGACAGCGATATTGCACTGGAACTGGAGCCGCTGTTTGCGGGCGCAGGATGCGCTGTCATCTCCAACTCGTCGGCCTTCCGCATGACACCGGATGTGCCGCTGGTGGTGCCTGAGGTCAACGCAGACCATCTGCCGCTGCTGACCAAGCAGGCTGCCTACACCTCCAAGAGCGGTGGCTATATCGTCACCAATCCCAACTGTTCCGCCATTGGCCTCGTGCTTGCGCTGAAGCCCCTGGAAGAGCGCTTCGGCATTGAATCGCTGTTTGTCAGCACCATGCAGGCCGTCAGCGGCGCGGGTTACCCCGGCGTGCCTTCGCTGGACATCCTTGGCAACGTGGTTCCCTTCATCAAGAATGAAGAGGAAAAGCTGCAGGAAGAAGTGGGCAAGTTGCTGGGTAGCTTCAACGGCAATGGCATTGACATGCTGCCTGCAAAGGTCAGCGCTCACTGCAACCGCGTTGCCGTGATCGACGGCCACACCGAATGCGTCTCCGTCAAATTCAAGAAGCCCGTCACACGTGAAGAGATTCTGGCTGCATGGAGCGAGTTCCAGCCGCTGGTGCAGCATCATCTGCCCACGGCACCTGCGCAGCCGGTGATCTTTACCGATGCGCCGGACCGTCCGCAGCCGCGCTTTGACGTGGGTGCAGGCAACGGCATGAGCACCACCGTTGGTCGCCTGCGCGAATGCCCGCTGCTGGACTGGAAGTTTGTTCTGCTGAGCCACAACACGCTGCGGGGAGCCGCAGGCGCAGCTGTGCTGAACGCGGAAGTCCTGGCAAAGATGGATCTATTGCCCGGCAAGCACCTGCACACGAAGACTGGAGCAGGACTGGCCGAGAATGAGTTGGTGAACGCATGAGCAATGCATCCCGTCCGCAACTCGTTGTGATGAAGTTTGGTGGCACGTCGGTTGAAGACGCTGCTGCAATCCGCCGCACTGCAGCCGTCGTTCGTGGCCGCCGCGAAAAGGGTCTGGAAGCCGTTGTCGTTGTCTCAGCAATGGCGAAGGTGACCGATACGCTTCTGGCCGCCGCAGCAGCAGCGGGTCACGGTGACAAGTCCGGCGCACTCGCATTGTCGGCACGTCTGCGTTCGCGTCATCTGGAGACCGCTGGCGAACTGGTGAAGCAGCCGCAGTTGAACGTATTGCTGAACCACATCCAGCACGACTTCGATCATCTGGATGACCTGTTGCGCGGCATCGCTGCAGTAGGCGAACTGACCCCGCGCACCACGGACAACGTGGTCAGCTACGGCGAACGCCTCAGCAGCCAGATTGTAGCTGCTGCATTCGACGCAGCCGGTATCAAGGGCATCCACCTGGACGCGCGCCAGTGCATCGTCACCGATGACAGCTATGGCAAGGCAGTGCCGAATGAAGCATTGATCGAAGTACGCCTGAAGGAACATGCGCTTCCTCTGATTGAGCAGGGATTGACGCCTGTGATGGGCGGCTTCATCGGGGCAAACGAAAAAGGCATTACTACCACGCTGGGCCGCGGTGGTAGCGACTTCTCCGCTGCTTTGGTTGGTGGCGGATTGCATGCCGGAGCTATTGAAATCTGGACCGACGTAAACGGCATCATGACGACCGATCCGCGCATCTGTTCGGATGCGTTGCGCGTGAAGACGATCTCGTTTGAAGAAGCTGCTGAACTCGCTTACTTCGGCGCGAAGGTGCTGCACCCCGCAACGATCCTTCCCGCCGTGCAGCAGAATATCCCGGTTTTCGTGCTGAACAGCCGCAACGCTGCGAACGAAGGCACACGCATCAGCGCTGTTGCTCCGCCCTGCCGCTCGCCGTTCAAGTGCATCGCTGTGAAAAAGAAGCTGACCATCGTGGACATCGTCGCCAGCCGTATGCTGATGACGCATGGCTACCTGAAGGCCGTCTTCGACGTATTCGATAAGCACAAGGTCATCATCGACATGGTCTCCACGTCAGAAGTTTCCATTTCCGTTACGGTGGACACCAGCGACAAACTGCCGCAGATTGCAGAAGACCTTTCAAAGATTGCTGACGTGAAGTACGAGAGCAATAAGGCGCTCGTCTGCCTGGTGGGCGAAGACATTCGCGGACACGCTGGCATTGCGGGCAAGGTCTTCTCTGCCATCGGACATGTAAACGTCCGCATGATCTCGCAGGGCGCCAGCGAAATCAACATGAGTTTCATGATCGAAGAGGATGATGCTTCCGAGGCGATTCGTTCGCTGCACAGCACCTTCTTCGCCGATCCTGACCCAAATATCTTTGACCTGGATGCACGCGCCAACACTACCGGTGCGCCTCCAGTGAACGAACCCGCCCGCATCACAGTGCAGTAAGACTTTGAAGAGGCCCGGCTTAAGCCGGGCCGTTCCATCGAAATCATCAACAAGGGGCTTGATCCCCTGAAGGAAACAACCATGCGGATGCTGGTTCTGGGACACGGCAAGACAGGCAAGCTGGTAGCAGAAGTCGCCACAGAGCGTGGCCATGGCGTACACGTTCTGGACGCAAAGGAAAACCCGCGCGGCGCGGCGCTCACCGCGCCTTTCGTAGCAGGCTTCGATGTCATCATCGACTTCACCACACCAGAAGCCGTGCTGACGAATCTCCGCGCATGTCTCGCGGTGGGAGCGAAGGTCGTTGTAGGTACAACGGGTTGGTATCAGCAACTAAACGACATGACCAGCCTCGCTATCCGCAAGGATGCCGCGCTGTTGCACGGCACCAATTACTCCATTGGCGTTCAGGTGATGTTGCAGCTTGCCAAGCAGATGACCGATTCTCTGAAGAAGTACGGCTACGACTTCAAGATTGAAGAGACACACCATACGCAGAAACTGGACGCGCCCAGCGGAACCGCCGTCAGCATTCAGCAGGCGATGAACGCAGCAGGCGAAGTGCCGATTGAATCCATCCGCGAGGGTGATGTTGCGGGCATTCACATTGCCGAAGCCATCAGCGCAGGCGACAAGCTCAGCCTGCGCCATGAAGCCTTTGGCCGCCGGGGTTTCGCAGAAGGTGCGGTGCGCGCCGCCGAGTGGCTGAGCACACGCAAGGGTGTCTACGACTTCCGCGATATCTTCACGCAGATCTAAAACTTGAATGGCCCGGCTTCGGTCGGGCCTCTTCGTCTTACAAGCAATGCGAGGCTTCGTCCTCTGAGGAATACATCCATGTCCACCAAGCCGTTTGCCAATCTCACCTTCGATGAAAAGCTTGACCGCCTTGCACTTGTTGCCGTTCGCGTTGGCCTGAACCTCCAGGAAGGCCAGGAAGTTGTCGTGACAGCATCGCTCGACCACATCCCCTTCATCCGCAAGGTTGTGGCAGAGGCCTACAAGGCGGGCGCATACGCCGTGACAGTGCTCTACCAGGACGACGTCGCCACGCTCGCGCGATACCAGAACGCACCCGATGCTGCATTCGACTTCACACCGAAGTGGCTGGCCGACGGCATTGCAGAAGCCTTTAACAGTAACGCCGCGCGACTCGGCATCACCGGCGCAAACCCGGCATTGCTAAAAGATCAGGACCCCAGCAAGATCAGCCGCGCCAACGTGGCTGCGTCCAAGGCCATGAAGCCTGCGATGGAAATGGTCACGCGCCACGCCATCAACTGGAGCATTCTCGCCGGTGCCACGCCCGCGTGGGCAAAGTTGGTTTTCCCTGACCTCCCGGAAAACGAGGCCGTCGCGCGTCTGTGGGACGCCATCTTCCTGGCATCGCGCATCACCGGTGACGATCCTGTGCAGGACTGGAAAGACCACGGCGAAAACATCATGAAGCGCGTGGCCCTGCTGAATGACAAGCGCTATCACGCGCTGCACTTCCGCGGCCCCGGCACCGATCTTGTCGTTGGTCTTGCTGACGATCATCTGTGGGCCGGCGGCGGTGGTGTCTGCGGCAACGGCATCTTCTGCAACGCGAACATCCCCACGGAAGAGTGCTTCACCACGCCGCATAAGGATCGCGTGGACGGCACGGTCACTGCATCGAAGCCGCTGTCGCATCAAGGGACGCTGATCGAGAACATCAGCGTTCGCTTTGAAAACGGCAAGATCGTGGAGGCGCACGCCACCGCTGGCGAAGAGGCGCTGAAGAAGCTCATCGCCGTAGACGATGGCGCGAGCCGCCTCGGCGAAGTCGCACTCGTACCGCACTCATCACCCATTGCGCAGAGCGGCTTGCTCTTCTGGAACACCCTATTCGATGAAAACGCAGCCAGCCATATTGCGTTGGGCCAGGCGTACGCCACCTGCATCAAGGATGGCGAGACGATGGATGAAGCGACGCTGAACAGCAAGGGTGCGAACAGCAGCTTGATCCACGTGGACTGGATGATCGGCTCCGGCAAGATGGACGTGGACGGCGTCTCCGCAGACGGCACAGAAGAGCCACTGATGCGCAGCGGCGAGTGGGCCTAGTCCATGGAGAGGTATCGCAATTTCATCTCACTCATTTGCGCTGCCATTCTCGTTCTTCCTGGAGGCTTGGTAGTAACGAATGCTGCAAGCGACGCGGGTTGGCTGGGGCCTGGGGTTTTTCTGATCCTGCCCGGACTGCTGATATCCATGGCTTTCGGCAATGTGCACTCCTTTTCATCCTGGCTTGCAATCATCATTGCGTTCGCCTTCTGGGCAAGTATCCTCTGGCTGCTTCTCGGCCTCGTACTCCGAAGGAGGCGTAAGGCAAATGCCCGCACATGAGATGAAGTCCACCCGCCTCGAAGCCTTCAGTGACGGCGTGATCGCTGTCATCATCACCATTATGGTGCTGGAGCTGCACGTGCCGGAGGCACACGGCCTTGGGGGCTTCCTTCACATCCTTCCGCGCCTCGGCATTTATGGTCTGAGCTTTCTCGTGGTGGCGATTTACTGGGTGAACCATCATGACCTCTGCAGCCGCACTGAGGTCATCAACTATCGCGTGCTCTGGGCGAATCTGCTCTTCCTCTTCACGCTGTCGCTCCTGCCCTATTTCACGGACTACGTCGCAGAGCATCACTACGACTCGTTCTCCACTGCGCTCTATACCGTCACCTTCATCGTCGTTGCGATGGGGTTTCTGGTGCTGCGACTCTCGCTCAACGGACTGCATGATGATCATGAGGAAAAGCTGCCCAGTCGTGATCGCAAAGAGACCGTGAAACACCTCACAAGCCTGGCAATCTACGTCGCCGCCCTCCCCGTGGCGTATTACAAGCCGATCCTGTCGCTGGCGCTGGATTTTGCGGTGACGCTGATCTGGATCATCCCGGAACTCGGCACACAACGCCGCTTACACCGCAAACACCGCGGTTAGTCTCACCGGCCTTCGTCTTTCGTAGAGCCCATCGCAAGAAACAAAAGGGAACGCGATACACTTAACAGTGGTATGGAACCCGCGATTATTACTGGACTCGGCACTGCAATCATCACCCCTTTTCACCCGGACGAGAGCGTCGATCACGCTTCGCTGAAAAAATTGGTGGAAGCGCAGATTGCAGGCGGTGTCGATTTCCTGGTGGCCTGTGGTTCCACGGGCGAAGCCAGCACCCTGACTGAAGACGAGACGGATGCGGTCATTGCCACGGTGATTGAAGCTGCCGCAGGACGCATCCCCGTTGTGGCCGGATGCACGCACAACAGCACACGCGAGGCGGTGGCGCGCGCGCAACGCATCGCAAAAATCAAGGGCTTGAGGGGCATCCTGACCGCCAACCCGTACTACAACAAGCCCACGCAGCAGGGCCAGTATCTACACTTCAAGGCAATCGCTGAAGCCGTCGCACCGATGCCGGTGCTGCTCTACAACATCCCCGGACGCACCGCCGCAAACCTGCTCCCCGAGACTGTCGTGCGTCTGGCTGAATTGCCAAACGTCATCGGCATCAAGGAATCCAGCGGGAACCTTGCGCAGATTGGCGAGCTGCTCGCCCTCAAGCCTGCAAACTTCTCCGTCTTCTCTGGCGATGATTATCTTGCGCTACCCATCGTTGCGGGCGGCGGCGTGGGACTCATCTCTGTGGCATCGAATGTTGCGCCGAAGGAAGTGAAGGCAGTGATTACCGCTGCGCTTTCCGGCAATCGCGAGACGGCCGCAGAAGCAGCCAAGAAGGTTCACGCCTTGAACACGGTGCTCTTCGCCGAACCCAATCCAGCGCCCACCAAGGCTCTGCTGGCCGCAATGAAGATCACCGCAGGCGACGCACTTCGTCTCCCCATGCTGCCGGTTGGCGACAAGACGCGCGAATCGCTACATAAAATCGCCACGGAACTCCATCTGCTGTAATCGATTTGCTGACATAGAATGACGCCGCAACGAAGTGTTCTCCGTCTGCTATCAAACGATAGCGAGAGGAGTTACACATTCATGGCTTCCTGGAAAACATTTGGCCTGTCTGCGGTGGCGGTAGCTGCCCTGGCATTGGCTGCTCCCAGTACTGACCGAGCGCAGGTTTCAATCGGCGTCAACATTGGCCCCGCGCCGATCTGCCCTTACGGCTACTTTGACTACGCGCCTTACAGCTGTGCTCCATATGGCTATT
Coding sequences:
- the mreD gene encoding rod shape-determining protein MreD encodes the protein MPRRPFTNRRELEEHSFHPAVLLAVPLCALFLNAYLPRIWEPLSILDLPLILVLYFSIAWRNPIAGTLFGTVVGLLQDLPGNQFIGVNGIAKSVLGYAAASIGLKVDVENMVTRVAMNFVFCLLQSALLYLIQSILLGQAEAHPRWVHELLRAAINSAVAIPIFLLLDRTRMDTVL
- a CDS encoding DMT family transporter, with product MVTRAFNNPLIMFRAVLCDSGKMPSSTTSRPLGFLACASAGALWGTGFFFGKIALREVSVGHMVLYRFLFAALPILPLVKGRGERWTASEWRLMIIAAFFGVPLQFLVQFKGLSITSLSHAALMIGTLPVILAAAAAIFLKERLDAVGWTALIASTTGACMIALGGHDASGTSTLLGDSLIVLSVVIALVWLLGNKKLLLRHSALEVSARSLVLGTIMLLIWVPLQYGMPPVHGISMKAWLALAASGVLCTAATNLLWNWGMTQVPASQGGIFINLEPVIGSVLGVTLLNEHLGLIAWLGGSLIVGAAVVLSTRGEVASEAIQMESV
- a CDS encoding HAD-IIB family hydrolase; this encodes MIDTPKMIAIDMDGTLVHPGGTVSPGNQDALDRARRAGARIVIATGRRHSYAMKVLQTGNFQPDDIVLSSNGAVARTMDGRLLFREAMSTETALWLCEMVNDYRNCFVFTFDTMDAHGNEAGGALVLEEVDDLHASIEKWMVANAADIRRFTPIESAFQAAEFPAIQAMLCGGMERMETAFRHLDAAHEGRLSLTRTVYPLRDLCILDVLPQGCSKGAGLAHLLREEGLTASDLMAIGDNWNDLTMLEQARWPMLMGNAPDDLRLLAEERNWTVTRHHHEDGVAEAIALCFADENASR
- a CDS encoding lytic transglycosylase domain-containing protein, encoding MPVDKTPDATLKGMASLSVRRIAALLLLPGMCGASARAAEVVTLRNGFSINCERHETLTTDITRLYLHADNFMDVAASSITSVEAAPDAPDAPKTAAHEPAGTATILADSGARHNVNVALLASVVQAESGGNTKAVSRTGARGLMQLMPGTANQLDVKDSFDAASNVNGGSAYLDQLLTRYHDNLALALAAYNAGPGAVDRYHGIPPYRETRAYVARVIREFNRRVAEQARAVSATVVR
- a CDS encoding lysylphosphatidylglycerol synthase transmembrane domain-containing protein — protein: MNKRRIAIWTIVVLLAAFLLWKIHQSQFDWHAFWLACRQVNLPLFLMATLMVYSNSVARAVRWTIFLKPSLPPEQRKPWWTLLGAQFIGFTGLAIFGRVGELIRPYLVSRRTGLSFSSQIAVVAVERIFDLAAFGILFAGNLIVSPQLNALPYHELFHKLGWVIAAMIAVLVAFVVAIRVAGEFMARLIRHIVGILSKPAGQSAEAKVLEFRNGLNVVGSTSDFIGIIVCSFALWGAVAIAYVLTMKAFPAPVHNLTIAHCLLLMGFSVVGGIVTLPGVGGGAQALTFGALTRLFGIPAELAASAAIIMYFVTSINVILPGLIYARVESVNLRTVARESAQKS
- the nrdR gene encoding transcriptional regulator NrdR, which gives rise to MKCPFCGWAQDKVVDSRESKEADSIRRRRECEKCNKRFTTYERIDEIPYMVVKKDGRREKFDRQKVLNGLLHACQKRPVPTGKLGKIVDETEAYVVDSPERERTTVEVGELIMTRLKEIDTVAYIRFASVYRDFKDVREFKAELEELLGSRLRKTTPGI
- the asd gene encoding aspartate-semialdehyde dehydrogenase → MERRKVGILGATGTVGQRFIQLLDQHPWFEITWVAASDRSAGKRYADAAKWKLDTPMPARIADLVLQPNTPAANTGDVPKIIFAALDSDIALELEPLFAGAGCAVISNSSAFRMTPDVPLVVPEVNADHLPLLTKQAAYTSKSGGYIVTNPNCSAIGLVLALKPLEERFGIESLFVSTMQAVSGAGYPGVPSLDILGNVVPFIKNEEEKLQEEVGKLLGSFNGNGIDMLPAKVSAHCNRVAVIDGHTECVSVKFKKPVTREEILAAWSEFQPLVQHHLPTAPAQPVIFTDAPDRPQPRFDVGAGNGMSTTVGRLRECPLLDWKFVLLSHNTLRGAAGAAVLNAEVLAKMDLLPGKHLHTKTGAGLAENELVNA